The DNA sequence GAACACAGGCGACACGAGAAGGAGATCACTGGGTAATCAATGGAGAGAAAACCTTTACGACGATGTCGCCATTTTTGACGTATTATTTGATTGGGGCGTGGATTGAAGAGAAAAACACAATGGGCTTTTTCCTTGTCCATCGTGATACACCAGGCATTTCTATTCGTGAAAACTGGAATGTGATCGGGATGAGGGGAACAGAAAGTCACAATTTGATCTTGGATCACGTCAAAGTGCCGGACAATCGGTTAGTTGAGGCGCAGCAAGGACCTCGCGGAAACAATGTGAATGGCTGGATGCTTCATATTCCATCCACGTATCTTGGTATCGCACAGGCGGCGCGCGATTACGCTGTCAAATTCGCTACAGAGCATTCCCCAAACAGCATTGAGGGAACGATTAGCGACTTGCCGAATGTCCAGAATCTGATTGGGCAAATGGACCTCGAGCTAACTCAGTCTCGCTTCGTCATCTATGGCACAGCGCGTGCGTATTATAACGAAACAACACGTTCGCTCGTCGCCAACGAAATTGGGGTTTCCAAATACACGGTCGTCAATCATGCGATTACGACGATCGATAAAGCGATGCGTCTCGTTGGTGCCAAGAGTCTTGAACTGGATCGCCCCTTGCAACGGTACTACCGTGATATTCGGGCAGGTTTGCACAACCCACCGATGGACGATGTAACAATCTCAAAACTTGCCAAAACGGCAATTGACGAGATCAAGAATCGCCAGTAAATTTTTGATATCAATTGAAAAGGCTGCCTGACGTTTAGGGCAGCCTTTATTGTTTTAATGGCTATAAACACAGATTCATTAAACGTTTAATGAACACCATTTTTAGCAGTCGTAATTGAATTCAACTAGAAATGGATGTGAGCTCTCATCAAGGCAATGCTCGATGCGCGCTCGGAAGTTTGCCCATGTCACCATCTTTAAAGCCTCAGGAATTGGAAAATAACCGACCTCCAAGCTTTCTGGTGACGTCGTTATTGAACCTCCAACAGGTTTGCCTAAGAACAATGTGTTGCAGATGGAGGTTTTGATGTTTTGATAAATGCCGCAAAATGCGGTGATCTCAACGAGGATGCCAGATTCTTCTTGAACCTCGCGGATGGCGGCAGTACGAAGGGGCTCACCTTCCTCTACTTGACCTCCAGGCATTTCCCAACCTCTCCTAGGGCCTTTAATGAGCAGGATTTCATTTCTTTCGTTTTTAACAATAACGGCAGCAGATACGATGTGTTTTGGGGAATGCATAAGGAGCTCCTTTTCTTGTGAATAGCTTTACGGTTTGTGACAAATGTTTGCTTTCATACAGCCTGAATAGTGTAGCATTTTGCTCAATGTATAGCTTCATTAGACGACCCATGTAAATTCAATTGTTCAACTACGGCAGCATGTTCCATCAACATAACACCGCTTAGCTGTTGGCTTAGTTGAACAGGGAATTCAGGTGGGGTCATCCAGCGTGCACCGAAAAATGCTCCGTCAGCATCAGACGTCTGTGCCCAGGCGCTCTCTGCGTTTGCGAGTATAAATGAGCCTAATTCGTCATTCGTAGGATTGGTTTTATATAACTCTGTGATATACCGAATATAGATGCCTTTAAACAACCCGCCATCGCCTGTGCCTTGCTCATTCACAATGCCGTTCGTTGTGAGTTGGTCAATGGATGCATCAACTGTCGCGTAGGCAGCTTCAAGGAACTTCGGATCGCTCTTCACATGATAAAGTTCAACAGCTGCACCGATATAAACCCCCTGTGTGTATGTGAATATCCAGTTTTTATCGATGGTGCCATCTCCGGTTCGGTTAATGCCATCCCAAACGATACCGGTGTTTGGATCTACGAGTGTATCAGTAAGCCAGGAGTAGATTTTTTCTGCCCAAAGCAGATCTTCTTCATTACCGAATGCATCGTACAAGCGGGCCGCGAGAATGACAGCTGGTCCGTTGGATGGGGTGTTTTTATAATCTAGCTGTCCTTTGTTCCAAGCGATGCCGCCTCCAAACGAGTTATTCCAGCCTGTTTTTATATCTCCCCACAAGGTAAGCACAGCCTGTTTATAATGCTCTTCATCTGTATGCTCATATAAACGTAGGAGAGCCAAGGCCATCCAGAGCATATCATCGTAAAAATCATTCGTAATCTCGTCATTGTTCCGATCTAGTACACCTTCGTACAAAGCTTCAGCTCGGTCTAAATAGGCGAGGTCTCCTGTTCGCTCATAGCCATCAATCAACGTATCAAGGGCATGAGCCTGCCACCAATAATGAAATTGCCCATTGCATTCATTGCACTCAAATGCATTGTTATACAACCCGGACTCCGCGTTCCAGTAATGCTGATCTAACGATGCTTGCGCCTCAGAAGCTCGCCCAGGGGAATCCACATTGCCGAGGAATTGAGCAGAGGTTGAAAGCGGGAGACAAGTGGCTAGCACCGAGGCCATTAAGCATTGCATGAGTCGTGTGTTCCGGCGCGATTTTCGATCCGACATCTAATCATCCCTTTCGAGTAGAATAAGGTCTAATGATTTTGAAGTGGGGAACATTTCGAATGCCAACGTTTCGCTTTGCCATTGTTGAAACGTGCTTGCAATTAAACTAGAAGTTATAACCCATCATATAACGGTGATGTAAAGAGGTCAATTAATTAATTGAATATAGAGAAAAATAAGTAATAAGGTGTACAAAATCATCGGGACAGAAACGTTGTCCTTCCTTTTATGCACAGCAATGATATAAAATGATGAGCGTCATCACTTACTCATTGGGGGGAATACGATGATCATTACAAAACAAATCATCCAAGGCAAAGGAATCGACTATACCCTTCGTTCTGCGGAGCTCCAAGACGCGAAGGCTTTATCAGCGTTGAGAGTACAAATCGATGGAGAAACCGATCATATGGATCGAGTATATGGAGAGGCTTGATGCTCATGGGTTTGAAGAACTGATTCAAGAAGACCGTGAACAGCCGAGAAACCTTTTTTTAGTGGCGGTTGTTGACGGTAAGATTGTTGGCTTTTCTAGATGTGAAGGTGTTCGTTTGCAGCGATTTGCGCACAAGGTTGAGTTTGGTGTATGTGTCGAAAAGCGTTTTTGGGGCTATGGAATTGGGAAGAATCTGCTAAAGGAATCGATTGCTTGGGCATATGCGCACACTATTAAAAAGATGATGCTTCGCGTCGTCCATACAAATGAGAGAGCAATTAAAATGTATGAAGGCTATGGATTTAGCATTGAAGGCATACTGAAAAATGATAGAGTGCGATCGAATGGAACTTACGAAAATACCGTTGTTATGGGAAGATGGCATGACAATATAGGATCAATTGAATCGTAAGCATAGATAGACGATCAAAAAGGAGCAAGTTATGCGGACGTATACATTGCAGGACGACTCGTACTTTTCCAAAAAATCTCGCGTCATGCTAGTCGATGAGGCCAATAAAGAGATTGGTTGTATTCAAAAGGAATCGGTAGAGGGCTATGAGAAAAAGCATGTCTTTTCTTTCACATGGCTTGAGCATGAAGAATGTGTAACGCTAGGCATCAAAAAGAAAGGTGTTTCCCGTCTTGTTAAAGCAGACTATGGGGTGGTCTTTAACGACAGAACTTATCAACTTAGCGATCGCATCGGACGTAACCTCCTTTACTTCAGTGTTCGTGGAAGTCTCCAAGCAGGGGAAATACGTTTCGAAGAAAATTGGGACGAGGATGTCGAGATTTATATAAAAGGGGAAAAAACTGGATTCATAAAATCTAAGAAAAACGACAGCAAAGTGACGTACGATTTCGAACCGTCTATTACAGAGTTATCTGTGGAATTTGCTGTTTCTGTGCTGATGTATTACATGGTAAAAATATATCGACATGAAGCCAACGTCGTTGGTGATTTGCTGGAGGATTTGTTTAGCTAAACGGCTTAGATACTCAGAAAGGATCGCTTATATGTCTCCCTACGATCTTCAAATCCTAATGCTTTCAATCCTTCCTTTACTTGGAGCAGCCATTGGCTATTTTTATGTCACGTTAATGATACGGAAAACAGGTCTTTTTGCTGTGCATCTCTTTACAGCGATAGCCCTCGTCCTACTGTTTGGTGTCATTGCGCTCATTTACTGGGGAGTTCAGACGTATACGGTCGACCCATATCTTTTCATCGGCGGTGCTGTCTCAGTGTTGACAGGGGTTTTTGTGAGTGAAGTGATTTTAGTAATCGCTTCGGTTCTTCGAAGAAAAAGAGAAAAACGTATCTAGATCAAGAGAAAACAGCCATCGAAGAGTAGCCATTAAGGCGCTCCTGACGGCTGTTTTTTATAAGCGAAATCACCGCAGTGGTGGTGATGGCCTTCTTGTTCCTTTGAACGGTTTAATGTGCTTGAATCAGAGTCGCCTTGAACGAGTCAGTAACATTCCGTTATTGATTTTGGTATTATTAGTACAAACTAAGTGAAAAGAATGTCGAACAAACGACGCTGTATATGACATTAAATAGGACGAAATGACAATGTATAAAGGATGAGCAAGCATGACGACAATTTGTTTAGTAAGGCATGGGGAGACCGATTGGAATGCAGCAGGACGCATTCAGGGAAGTACAGATATTCCCTTAAATCAAACAGGGATTGAGCAAGCAAGAAAGTGCCGCGAGTTTTTGAAAAACGCCTCGTGGGACGTGCTGATTACAAGTCCACTCCTGCGTGCGAAAGAAACGGCCACAATCGTGAATGAGGCATTGCAGCTGCCGCTCGTTGAGATGGCGGCTTTCAAAGAGCGATCCTTTGGTGATGCAGAAGGAATGACGGCGGAAGAACGTAAATCCGCCTATCCCGACAAAAACTACCCAAATCAAGAGCCCTATGATTCACTGCGGAATCGCGTCGTGAGGGGCATCGAGGATATTTATGCACAGCATGTGGACAAGTCGGTTCTTCTTGTCGCTCATGGGGCGGTCATTTCCGCTATTTTGTCTCAGTACTCAAACGGCGAGTATGATTTTGAGAAGACGAGACTGATCAACGCCTGTATCAGCAATATTCATTTTCGCGATGGAGCATGGCTTGTCCACGACTACAACCAGATCGATCACCTGTCCTAAAAAATTGCATCGGTCATTAGCAGGAGTTTTGCGAAATTTGTCGTATATTAGGGAAAAGCAAAGGCTTATAACACGAAATCTGTGAGATTGTGAGGATATTCCAATGAAGCATTTAATCACGTGTGAACAATTTGAAATTGATCGTTTAGAATCACTTTTTGCATTAGCTGACGACATGAAAGCAAACCCTGAGCTGTATCATTCAGCCCTATCCTCTCGAATTGTCGCGACACTGTTTTATGAGCCAAGCACGAGAACGAGACTGTCTTTTGAGGCGGCTGTGCAAAAGCTCGGCGGTGGCATTATCAGTACAGAGAATGCCAAGGAAATGTCGTCTGCGATTAAAGGGGAAAACTTGCTTGATACAATTCGTGTCGTGGAAGGTTATTGTGATGCCATCGTACTTCGTCACTTCGATGACAATGCGGCACAGGATGCGGCAAGCATCTCCCATATCCCGATTATTAATGCTGGGGGCGGTGCAGGAGAACATCCAACGCAAGCGTTGCTGGACGCTTACACCATTTACTCATATAAACAAACGATCCATCATCGGTCGTTTGCTCTTATTGGTGATTTGCGCTATGGTCGGACGATTCATTCACTTGTGAAGCTGATATCACTATACGATGGTGTAAAAGTCTACGGCTTAAGTCAGGAAGATCGCAAGCTGCCTGAAGTGTATATTGATTATTTGCAGGCAAGAGGCATTGCCTATCAAGCCTGTGAGCGCTTTGAAGATCTTCCCACAGATATTGATGTGCTCTATCAAACACGTACTCAAACAGAGCGCTTTGCGAACGGAACAAGCGGTGAATTTGTGATTGATAAAAAGGTAATGGAGCAATTCGGACAAGAAACGATACTGCTTCACCCATTGCCGAGAAACAATGAGATTGCCTTAGATGTGGACGGTGATCCAAGAGCAGTCTATTTCCAGCAGTCGCATCTTGGACTGTACGCCCGTATGGCGTTGCTTGATACACTGTTAAATGGGAAATGACGAAAAGAAAGGGCTGTCCTAACATTTTGGGGACAGCCCTTCTTTATAATCAGCCTGCAATAAATAGTTTGAACATACATAGAGTAGCCCTGCGAACAGCGATGTGTTCGTGGGGCTACTCTTCAATAGGGTTTTATCGTCCAAGTTTGTGTTTCATTTTAAGGCTATTAGGCACTTATGTGTATTACATCAATTAATCGATCATTCGGTCGAGGAGTACGATCGCCTCTGCCATCGTTACATCGCGCTCGCCTTGGAGCCTTTGTTTGCCGTCGCCATTCATCCAGCCACGAGAAAGTGCAAGTGCGACAGATTTTCTGGCCCATTGCGGTACCTCGCTGCCATCTGAATATGTGCGAAGTTGCTCTTCAATCTGTTTCTCCGAAAAACTCACTGACCCGTCTCTGGACTCCCAGGCGTTCGTCATCATTGTTGCAAACTCCTGGCGTGTTAACGTTCGTTCGGGAGCAAAACGTCCATCTTCATTGCCATTGACTATGCCGTAATGATAGGCTGTGACAATGTCCTTGCCTGCCGTACCTTGAACAGTAGAGAGGTCGGAAAATGGTGCCGTTTCATTCCCCTTAAACAATCCGAGAGAGCGTACGAGCAAGCTTACGGCTGATTGACGAGAAGCTGCATCATCGGGTTGGAAATCTTTCTGAAGGGATACTGGAATAATTCGTTTTTGTGCAAATTCTTGAATGCTATTTTTTGCCCAGTGTGCTTCAGGAAGCGATAGTGTCTCTGTACCTTCGTAAAGAAAAACGGTGCCGCTGTCCGCAACGGCTACTTTAACTTCGCCATCATCCTCTTCTGATGGAAGAGGCAACAGACCGTATCCTTCAATCCAGCGTCCGGCGAAAGCTTGCTCGCTTTGAGAAGGGAGCGATATTGTCTCATAGATGCCTGGGCCAAAGGTGAAGCAAATATAGAACTTAGGAGAACGGTTAATGCAAATAGAGCAAACTTCTTCATTTGAAAACGCATCCCTTCTAAATTATGTATATCCTTAATCATACAAAAAAAGATTGTTCAATACATGGTCAAACTCGTTTATTTACAAAAAATTTACGATCCTTGCATAGATGTTATCGGTCAGAGAATTAAATTATGAACCTAAGATTAATCTTTAGCTGGGTGAGGTGAAGGGTGAAATTATGTCGAAAGAATAGAGTGTTTAATAAAAGCTTTTAAAGGAATTAATATAAAATGTACATAACGTACGTAACGTACATACATATGGTATTATAGGAGGTGGGAGAGGTGATTCATATGGCTGGAGTTCTTAATGCAACGAAAGTAAGAGAAAATTGGGGGCAATTCAATGATGATATAGTGCGTCAGGGACCTCAATTTGTTAAACGTCATCGGGATTCGTGGGCAGCATTTAGTGCTGAACATCTAAAAGTCGCGTTTGCTCCATTTGTGTTCAAAGCTACTTTCACTCAAGAAGAAGACAAATCGTATACTGTTACTTTAGATGGATTTGATCTCGTGGAAAATGGGACCACACGGGAAGAAGCAATGGAATTAATTACTGAAGAATTAATTGAGTACGCAACTGAATATCAGAATGAATTTAACGTGTTTTTTAATGCGCCAAATCGTCGTGAACATTTCCCTTATGTTATGAATGTTTTGATTCAGGATAATAAAAAAGATGTAAAGGATCTTATTAAATGCCCAGTTGGAGAGAGATAGAAAGGTTTTGTAGAAAAGACGGCTGGGAAGAGTATAAAAAAAAATCACACCATATTTATTTTCGTGAAAAATTAAAAAACGGTGATTTGAAACGCACAAGGGTGTCTAGAGGTACGGGGGAAGTTAATGGACACAAGTGGAAAGAAATACTAAACAAGCAACTTCAAGTTACTGAGGAGAATTTAATTCCACCAAGTAGAGCTGGCCAACTGGTCAGCTTTTTGTTATTTACTATTTGTACCGATTTGTGTAAGTTGTGAATGGAATTGTTAGCTGAAAATCATAGGTGTAAGAACATAGCCACTCAATCAAAACCAAATAACGCTTTACTTCTCTTACCTTCCCTCGTAAACGCAGTTATCACTCCAATAAGAATGACTTATCGGACGGCTTCGAAAAGTCGACATTCTGCACCTCGCCCTTCTTGTTTACACTAAAAGTAATAGAAATAGGGTGGTGTGGCAGGTAAAATGGCGATTGATTTTCATAACCCGAAAAATAAGACTTCATACAGTGAGCGTAAAGTCGATCAAAGCTGGAAGGACATGGCGAATCGTCTTGTTGACATCAACGGCAAAAGCATCGTTGATATCGGTTGTGGTGGTGGTCTCTATACGAAAGCACTAATGGACATGGGGGCCGCTAAAGGCATAGGCGTCGATTTTTCACTGCCAAGTATTGAAACGGCAGAAAAGACGTGTGTTGGAATCAAAAACGTTACATTCCAGCAAGGAAATGCACTCGGCACGCCTTTCTCAGAGGCCTCCTTTGACGTGGTGCTGGAAAGGGCATTGATTCACCATATCGAAACGATGGAATTGCCTACATGTGCAAAGGAAGCTCATCGTTTGTTAAAGCCTGGTGGTGTTTGCGTTTGGCAGGACCGCACGCCAGAGGATGTCCAACAAAAGGCGAGCGTTGAACATCTTAGAGGTTATCTCTTTGAGAAGTACCCGGCGCTCCTTGCTGTGGACACGCGGCGACGTCATTTACAAGAGACGGTACTAGAAGCTCTTGGTTCAGTGGATTTTTCTAACATCCAATCGTATACATTATGGGAAACGAGAGGTGTATACGCAAATAAAGAAGCTCTCAAGAAGTCGTTTCTGCGAAGAGAGGGCAGGTCAATTTTGCATGAGCTTTCAGATGCAGAGCTAAATGAATTCACAGATTATCTGCTCACAAAGCTCAATACTCTTGAAGAAGACCATCCACTCATTGATCGCGATCGTTGGACCATCTGGGTGGCGCAAAAGCCTTATTGATACAGGTCGACAATGCCTTGGGCGCTGTCCAAAAGCGCCTGTTGAAGAGACGCAGGAGTTACAATTTTCATTTGATTTCCATACCCAAGCACGTAGCCTAGAGCTTCCTTCTTATCGGCAAAGGTGATGGAGACGTTTGCCCAGCCGTGACACACTTCCCCAATCGAGCGGATACGAGCAAAGCGATCACTAAACGTGAGACGAGGCAGCACCTCGACCCTCACCTTGAGCATGACATCGTAGACGGGCAATGCCTTCGTGAAGGCCTTTGATGAACTGGTCCAGTAGGAAGAAAGCGAAAAATCCTCTGGACGCTCAAACCCCTCATGACGATTTGAAATGCGACCGATACGTGAGATACGAAAGGTTCGGATGTTTCCACCGGATAGAGCAACGACATACCAACTGCTTCCCTTCAAAACGAGGCCGAGTGGCCCAATCATGCGCTCGGATGTCGTGCCATCGGCTTTTTGGTAATTTATTTCGAGCAGGTGCTCCGACCAAATGGCTGTCTGTAATGTCTCAAGTGTGTGGGCATAATCATTTTCCTTGTGCCAAGTGCTCGTATCGATATGGATGCGATCCCGCACATCCTGAGCGAACCCAAGCTGCTGAGAAGGAAGCGAGGCAAGCAGTTTCTCTCTCGCTTCTTTTGAAAACGACCCCATACCAAGATCTGCAAGCATGGCATTGGAAGGAGAGATGAACAAGGCACGAATTTCATCTTCCTTTAATCCCGTCAGTGACGTCTGATAATTTCCAAGCAACGACCATCCGCCTTGTTGTCCACGTTCAGCGATAACAGGAATGCCAGAGAGACTTAAGGCCTCCATATCGCGATAGATGGTTCGTTCGGACACGTCGAGTTCGTTCGCAAGCTCCTTGGCCGTCATTTGCTTTCTCGTCTGCAGCAAAAGCACAATCATAAGCAAACGGTCTCCTCTCAAGGAATCCCCTCCTTATTCATTCTTACAGCTATTGTTTTAAATATGACATAGGATGTCAAGATTGATACGGTATAGTGAACGTTATCGACACGAGAAGGGGGAATCATAATGGAGAGATTAAGAGGACAAGTCGCCTTGGTGACAGGTGGAAGTAGAGGGGCAGGCAAAGGAATCGCTATCGAATTAGGTCTCGCAGGAGCCACAGTGTATGTGACTGGGAGGAGTACAACAGAACATCCGTCGAAAAGCCCAGGCAGCTTGGATGAAGTTGTTCAAGAGATAAAAGAGGCTGGTGGGCGTGCGGTGGCAATTCGATGTGATCACACCGATGATGCCCAAACAAAAGCTGCCATACAAGCCATTCAGGATAAGGAAGGGAAAATGGACATTCTCGTAAACAATGTTTGGGGTGGCAATGAGCTTCAAATTGATAACAACAAGCCAATGTGGGAGGTTCCGTTAGAGCATTGGGAGAATATGTTTACTTCTGGTGTGAGAGCACAGGTCGCGACCAATACATTCGCCATCCCGTTAATGAGAGCAACTGGAAACGGTCTGATTGTGCATACGACTTTCTGGGATCAAGACAAATATATCGGAAACTTTTATTATGACCTTGCCAAAAACGCGTTGTGCAGGATGGCGTTTGGTTTGGCTTCTGAATTGCAGGAGGACAACGTAGCGGCCATCGCCGTGTCGCCTGGTTTTATGCGTACGGAGCTCGTCTTAAAGTCAGTAAATACCGACGAAGATCACTGGATGGATGTTCCGGATTTACAGTCTACGGAGACACCACGGTATATTGGGCGAGGAATTGTTGAGCTAGCATGTGACGAACGAAGGATGGAAAAAACCGGACAGGTTCTCACTGCAGGGCAACTTGCCAAGGAATATCAATTTACTGACGTCGATGGTCGGTATATCCCTCCATTTACGATTTAAATTATTATAAGAACGTGCTCATCAGTGAAGCACTGTCAGCACGTTCTTACTTGAGGAGGTTCCGTTTTAGTTTATTTTTCCGTGCTAATCGGTGAGATACGGGTTATCCAAACAAAATATGCGTTTACCTAAAATTCTCTGGAACACTATTCAAATCAATGCCCCACATTATCGGTAGCAAGACGGTAACAGCAAAGATGATAAGAGCTGCAGCAATGATATTAAGCCAAAAGCCGTTTTTCACCATATCAGCAATGGTGATTTTTCCCGTTCCAAAAATAATCGCATTGGGTGGCGTGCCTACGGGTAGCATAAAGGCACAATTTGCTGCTAGAGCTCCTGGAACCATTAACGCGAACGGGTGAATGTTTAACGCTAGTGCAAGTGCTGCAACAACAGGCATAATCATTGTGGCCGTTGCAGTATTTGAAGTAATCTCAGTTAAGAATAGGATGAGTAGCGTCGTTGCTGCAATAATGATGATGATGTTCATTCCATCCAGCACAGACAGGCGATTTCCAAGCC is a window from the Aureibacillus halotolerans genome containing:
- a CDS encoding class I SAM-dependent methyltransferase; this translates as MAGKMAIDFHNPKNKTSYSERKVDQSWKDMANRLVDINGKSIVDIGCGGGLYTKALMDMGAAKGIGVDFSLPSIETAEKTCVGIKNVTFQQGNALGTPFSEASFDVVLERALIHHIETMELPTCAKEAHRLLKPGGVCVWQDRTPEDVQQKASVEHLRGYLFEKYPALLAVDTRRRHLQETVLEALGSVDFSNIQSYTLWETRGVYANKEALKKSFLRREGRSILHELSDAELNEFTDYLLTKLNTLEEDHPLIDRDRWTIWVAQKPY
- a CDS encoding type II toxin-antitoxin system HicA family toxin, giving the protein MPSWREIERFCRKDGWEEYKKKSHHIYFREKLKNGDLKRTRVSRGTGEVNGHKWKEILNKQLQVTEENLIPPSRAGQLVSFLLFTICTDLCKL
- a CDS encoding helix-turn-helix transcriptional regulator; translation: MRGDRLLMIVLLLQTRKQMTAKELANELDVSERTIYRDMEALSLSGIPVIAERGQQGGWSLLGNYQTSLTGLKEDEIRALFISPSNAMLADLGMGSFSKEAREKLLASLPSQQLGFAQDVRDRIHIDTSTWHKENDYAHTLETLQTAIWSEHLLEINYQKADGTTSERMIGPLGLVLKGSSWYVVALSGGNIRTFRISRIGRISNRHEGFERPEDFSLSSYWTSSSKAFTKALPVYDVMLKVRVEVLPRLTFSDRFARIRSIGEVCHGWANVSITFADKKEALGYVLGYGNQMKIVTPASLQQALLDSAQGIVDLYQ
- a CDS encoding S-layer homology domain-containing protein, with translation MPLPSEEDDGEVKVAVADSGTVFLYEGTETLSLPEAHWAKNSIQEFAQKRIIPVSLQKDFQPDDAASRQSAVSLLVRSLGLFKGNETAPFSDLSTVQGTAGKDIVTAYHYGIVNGNEDGRFAPERTLTRQEFATMMTNAWESRDGSVSFSEKQIEEQLRTYSDGSEVPQWARKSVALALSRGWMNGDGKQRLQGERDVTMAEAIVLLDRMID
- a CDS encoding acyl-CoA dehydrogenase family protein, with the translated sequence MAKQLFATTEFQNHWLNKLETLRQDIESSAQENDEKSRFPKDNIQQLVDIGYSALALPKAYGGEGCSIADLVLFQETLGSMDGATALSIGWHMGVVGEIYEKRQWTEEQLQFFAEEIKKGAIVNRAVSEAQTGSPTRGGKPGTQATREGDHWVINGEKTFTTMSPFLTYYLIGAWIEEKNTMGFFLVHRDTPGISIRENWNVIGMRGTESHNLILDHVKVPDNRLVEAQQGPRGNNVNGWMLHIPSTYLGIAQAARDYAVKFATEHSPNSIEGTISDLPNVQNLIGQMDLELTQSRFVIYGTARAYYNETTRSLVANEIGVSKYTVVNHAITTIDKAMRLVGAKSLELDRPLQRYYRDIRAGLHNPPMDDVTISKLAKTAIDEIKNRQ
- a CDS encoding glycoside hydrolase family 76 protein; the protein is MSDRKSRRNTRLMQCLMASVLATCLPLSTSAQFLGNVDSPGRASEAQASLDQHYWNAESGLYNNAFECNECNGQFHYWWQAHALDTLIDGYERTGDLAYLDRAEALYEGVLDRNNDEITNDFYDDMLWMALALLRLYEHTDEEHYKQAVLTLWGDIKTGWNNSFGGGIAWNKGQLDYKNTPSNGPAVILAARLYDAFGNEEDLLWAEKIYSWLTDTLVDPNTGIVWDGINRTGDGTIDKNWIFTYTQGVYIGAAVELYHVKSDPKFLEAAYATVDASIDQLTTNGIVNEQGTGDGGLFKGIYIRYITELYKTNPTNDELGSFILANAESAWAQTSDADGAFFGARWMTPPEFPVQLSQQLSGVMLMEHAAVVEQLNLHGSSNEAIH
- a CDS encoding SDR family NAD(P)-dependent oxidoreductase, whose amino-acid sequence is MERLRGQVALVTGGSRGAGKGIAIELGLAGATVYVTGRSTTEHPSKSPGSLDEVVQEIKEAGGRAVAIRCDHTDDAQTKAAIQAIQDKEGKMDILVNNVWGGNELQIDNNKPMWEVPLEHWENMFTSGVRAQVATNTFAIPLMRATGNGLIVHTTFWDQDKYIGNFYYDLAKNALCRMAFGLASELQEDNVAAIAVSPGFMRTELVLKSVNTDEDHWMDVPDLQSTETPRYIGRGIVELACDERRMEKTGQVLTAGQLAKEYQFTDVDGRYIPPFTI
- a CDS encoding histidine phosphatase family protein, translated to MTTICLVRHGETDWNAAGRIQGSTDIPLNQTGIEQARKCREFLKNASWDVLITSPLLRAKETATIVNEALQLPLVEMAAFKERSFGDAEGMTAEERKSAYPDKNYPNQEPYDSLRNRVVRGIEDIYAQHVDKSVLLVAHGAVISAILSQYSNGEYDFEKTRLINACISNIHFRDGAWLVHDYNQIDHLS
- a CDS encoding NUDIX hydrolase; this translates as MHSPKHIVSAAVIVKNERNEILLIKGPRRGWEMPGGQVEEGEPLRTAAIREVQEESGILVEITAFCGIYQNIKTSICNTLFLGKPVGGSITTSPESLEVGYFPIPEALKMVTWANFRARIEHCLDESSHPFLVEFNYDC
- the pyrB gene encoding aspartate carbamoyltransferase; translation: MKHLITCEQFEIDRLESLFALADDMKANPELYHSALSSRIVATLFYEPSTRTRLSFEAAVQKLGGGIISTENAKEMSSAIKGENLLDTIRVVEGYCDAIVLRHFDDNAAQDAASISHIPIINAGGGAGEHPTQALLDAYTIYSYKQTIHHRSFALIGDLRYGRTIHSLVKLISLYDGVKVYGLSQEDRKLPEVYIDYLQARGIAYQACERFEDLPTDIDVLYQTRTQTERFANGTSGEFVIDKKVMEQFGQETILLHPLPRNNEIALDVDGDPRAVYFQQSHLGLYARMALLDTLLNGK